Genomic segment of Falco peregrinus isolate bFalPer1 chromosome 5, bFalPer1.pri, whole genome shotgun sequence:
TTTTTCACTTAGTAGTGGTTGTATGTATCAGTGTATATGGAAGATTTCTTAAATTGTCACATTTTGATACTTACAGTCCCACCATTTAGCACAACTGCCATCTCAGTTGGCTGATAAACATTGCTTCTAAAAGGAGCACTAGGTCGGCTTCCCAAACTGCCGTTTCGAAATCCTGCTGTTCTTAGCGCTGTGAttagaaaagagagagagtttTTAGGAACACAATTAATGCTGTGCATCTCCTCTGAAAGCATAAAAGTATCTTGTTTCCAGTTTAGTTATTGTGAGCTTTGCCACTGATTTTAACTTCCATGCTGCCGTACCAGTTTTCACGTTGCTTTTGTACAGCAGTTTTTCTTACATAGTTGGGGATGGATgtcaaaaaaatcagttttacataaaattaacaGTGCTgtggaatgggaaaaaaaaatactggaatcAAATTTTTGAAGTTTGCTTAGTCTCATTTCAATACGAGCAAAATGTGTTCAGTCACCAAACCTTTGATGTATCTTGCACAAAGTATTTTGCAAAGTGCTTACTGTATTGTTCTGGATACTGTGGGGTTAAGTAAAATGAtattacattttgctttctatCAAATTCAGAGGACAGGGATCCAAAACATTGCTCGAGCCAGTAAGCATGCTCACACCCCCCCTGAGCATTACTTCAGCGTGACTAGCATATAAGGATTTTCCAGATGTTTCAGATTATATTTACTCTGAGAAACTAGAAATATGAAgtaaatactgcttttgaaTAGCTTAAACATGGCAAAGGACTGAAGCAAGAGAGAAGATACTGATTGTCCTTCTGAACGCTTATACCAGAAATACATCAGCCTCTCCATTAATTTTAGCACAGGTTTGGATTCAAGATGTATATTCTGACTGAGAGATATGCACAGTTAGGGATATGCTTCTTTCTCTCTAAACCAGTCTGGACACATACAAACTTCCTTTTTACTTTGGGGGTAAATAATGGCTTCACTGAATTCAGATGCAGCCAGGGAACAGAGCTCATTTATCCATGCGACGTGCGTAGTTACAATGGGCAATACTCATCTGTGAGCTGGTAAATAGAAACATGCCCAGTTCAGGCACCTGGGGCAAGAATTTCTCTTCGATTTAATTCAAATTGCAGTTCTACACTCTCTGGCTGAAATCGTGAATGAGCTGAAGTTTACAAGAATTTCAGCACAGACTTTAATGAAGCCAGGATTTAATATAGCTGCACCGTGTGGAACAAGATTTAAATGGATCCTACTGCCATATGCTGTCCTCTATCCACTGATACTTCTCTCTTTGGGAGTTGTGCAGAGAGATGAAGACAGTATTGATTTagcacagaaattcagaaacCCAGTCCTGCAAATGCCCAGTTGTTGACTTCAGATACACAAAGACCCTCActtgctctgtattttaaaatcagcaatTTTTTGCAGAACACTGGGAgaacaaaagattaaaatgcCTAAATTTgaactatgtattttttattttatatttaactaTCTCAGGGTCAGtagtcttttttctttgtagtttgGCTCCTTATTGCATATTAAACACAAATGATTGCACTGGTATTTGCTAGTACacgtaaagaaaaaaatctctttataaTGCATACTATAATTAAAATAGTTACACAAAATTTCATGGTCATTTCAAAGTTATCTTAAAGAGCTAGtagatttaatttcatattGCTGATTTTTCCTGCCCTATTATTGTTGCAATAAATCTAAAATTCTTTTAACATGTGTTGTGGACAGAATActcatttgggattttttttctcataccAGTTTTACCATTTTTCCTTGTACTTTTTCTTACTTAGTATTAAATACATCTACTTGTGTAGAGTATGtataggtaaaaaaaaaaaaagcaccaagaaGATTTGAGCAAATGTGTCAAATTCTactttaatacatattttaaatgttgttaACTTTGTTTTTAGGCATTGGCTCTGAGGGTGACTTGTAGTACTAAGTTATTAAATCAATTTCAGCAAGTACCAGAGCTGCTTAGGCTTGGGTTTCTGGACAGCTGTAGCATTCTACATTTCACATCCAGATTTTTCATGTATGAGGCAAATTCTCTCTGCCTTACAGAAGTTGCCCTACTAACGTGCACTTCACTTCTGGAGAGCACCGAGAACTCATTCAAGTTGCCTTTTTCCAaggtttctaaatattttactaaCATGTTTACAAGACACAGGTATGAGAATAACTTTTCAGTAGATATTTCAACTTATCTATCATATGTATATTAAAATCTCTGGTTAGTATGTTGTTTAAATAACtactttaaaatagttttcctttattaatgCTTAATGATATTGCTGGAATAGAACAGTTCTCTATATGTGTAACTTGGAGCTACATTTTGCTAAGACTGAGATTAGGAGAACATACGCTTGTTTGAACCTGTAGTTTAAAGGTTGTTCAGATCCTTAAAATGCTGAttaaaagaagagcaaaatTACTAAATTACTTTATACAAGTATTAATGGAAATAACAAGAATTTATGGAAAATATGTTTATCCAAGCATGTTTTCTATTTCAAGCTAACTACTTACTAAAACAAATACTGCAGTTAGGGAACTAAGAGGTGTTTCCTGGTTATGAAGTCTTCCAAAATTTTACAGCTAGTGCATCTTATATTCTTAACTATCATATCAGTATGCGTACATATATATCCAAATAAGTATAACTGAAGAAAGTACCCTTCCTTTAATTTCTAAACTCTTAATGATGAATTCTTGAATTGAGTTTAATTAAATGAATAGAAGAACATTCTCTACATACCTGCTAATAGATTCCAGGTGCTTAGCCACTGACAACCATCAGTACAGTGATCTGACTTCAATTAACACTTCAGCAGCCATAATATGTGACTTGAGTATTATTACCTGTATTTACTTTAAGTCTTTACCATACTAGTGAGTTTTGTCTCCAAACCCTGTTGGCCTAAGCCTGTACTTAAAAGAACTGCTGCAAAGGAATAAggaatttgttttgatttattaaaaatgtatgtatcCTTCTCCCACATGCCACAGGAATAGAATGACATACATTTATTATGATAAATATTAATAAGAGCATCAGATAAGGAAATCTATTTTGTATTGTACTGTGTAAGATtcagagagattaaaaaagaacataaattgCACTATAATAGACACTATAATGATTGTACAGCTATCACAGATCTATCCAtttcactaaaaaaattaatcactgaACAATTACATCAAAAGGGAGCTTccagttcttttttaaaatgtatgcatGAATGGGAATAATACAAAGTGAATAGATCcaattttgttcttaaatcTGCCTTAGTCAGAAATAGCTCCACCAAAGCCACTGAAGCTACCTTagtatgaaattaatttaatgggGGATGGAGGACAgttaaaaaacagcaacaacaacaacaaaaattgcTTTACAGTCCACGGTAAAGCTGCCTCTCTCTGCTTGGTGCTCTGGAACATTAGTAATAAACAACCATTCTTTTATCCAtgtgattttttatttgttttactaCTGCCCTTGGTATATACTCATGGaacttcattcctttctgttcaAAGCTTCCATACTAGAAGGAGACCTTTGAAGTTCCTGCTAAAACACTTAAGAGGAAAAATGCCTTCCTGACCTGACCCTGTGCCGAACAAGAGTGCTGTTTCCCTCCATGTCTCATCTATATCCAGAGGAAATATCAACCCCAGAGGAAATCAAAGATACGTAAAGATTAATAGGAAGGTGGAGTGCCTGGACAGTGTGCCCCAAGACTTCTTTTGGGGCAGCCAAAGCAATGTGGCAACTACTGGCTGGGATACCAAAGTCCACTTCTCAAATTAGAGTGAATGAAAAGCAGCGTGACTAGGAACAAAATCCTTTACTGAACTGTGGGACACCACCAGACTGCACCTGTGCTACATAACACCATCGGGCTCGTGCTTCCCATCGCTGGTCACGTAAGCATCCCTGTGTATTTTCTGAGATGGGTTAAACGTTCAGCAATGGTTTGGATCTCTTAAGCAACCAGTTGTTCCTGGCCCTTTCAGTaatcactgaaaaatgttttcattgcaaATTTTAATGATGTGTCATCACACACTGTTCTGTGTCACTAAACAGCTATGACAAGGAAGGCAACCATTAACTTGAAACCTCTGTCTGTGCATACTCTGTTCAGACGTTAAAGCCTTCAGAACAAAGACTGCCTTTGAACTTGTCTACATGCCACTTTGCACTCTTCCCCCCCAGTGTCACAAAGTGGCACTAAATCTTATTTTAATGGGACTATActtaatagtaataattttgCTGATCAAGAGGCTGAGCATTTTCTAACATAGAGCacttccttgatttttttcttgggttttcagaaaatatttcatattaaatGTTGTTAACTGATAACgacaaaaaatgtcatttaaactattttaaaatagaggCTGCTTTTTCCACAGTGAATCTTTTTGGCTTTCAGTGTTGGCTTTGCATTTGAAATTGTTAAGTTTTTCCATGAACAAACTACATGCAGAAGAATCACTTTAACCAAACACATGTATTTTCTGTACTGCATTTTTTCACTCCGCCCTCCACTAGATGATATCttaatgaaaactgtaaaaGGGAACAATATGTAAGTTTGCAAAACATGGCATTTGTCATGACCCTTGTTTTGAACACCTGAAAAACAATGCATACAGATGGTTTTCTTGGCtactacagaaaaatacagttttctttagtAAATTCTTACCTGCATTATGTTCATCCATTGAAAAggctttattttccatgtagCTCCGAGGAAGCTGTATATCTTCCTCAAAAGCAGTTTCACGCATCCTTGGCTGTGAAGTATCAAAATAATTGGGagtgttttcctgctgtgatgGAAGGATGGTACAGTGGACCTCTGGGATGGCgtgaaaaataacaaacaccCAACCACTGGACACCAGTGCAATAGCAAGAGTGGGATCACTCCATTTGTCTCTTCTCTTTAGCTCAGCATTACCAAAGAGGTACATAGTCATCCAGGCTACCCAaatcagaatggaaaaaaaaagtgttataaTGAGGCATactccatttttcttccatttcttaaaCTTTCCACAGAgagtgaaaagagaaaatcccATGGTAAATACCATGAGGAACATAACGTAAATCAAAGCCATAGCAAAATCCATTGGTTCGTAGCTGCAGGCCAACTTGTTATCTCTGACAATTGTCAGTATTAACCACTCGGTTGCGATAATGACCTGAACGAGCATCAGGCAGATTGCCACACCAGCTAGATGCCAGCCAGATGGACTCTTCCCATGTCGAACTAGTCTATGAAGTCTCCAGGTTTGAGCTAGCAAGCACGAGAAGCACAAAGCAAAGATAACTCCCCACAGAAATCTTCGGGTGGAGCACACCATTTCATCTTCTTGTATGATGAAAGCAAATGTCAGCCCAAACAGTCCGAGAGTCccaaacagaaagaggaaatgtaTTCCCAGGGGGCTCTTCTTCTCTTTGTCCTTGATGAAGGGCAGCCTCACCAGCAAAATCAGCATCAGCAGCAATGTGGTCAGCACACCTGCCCCCGCAACTGCCTCCACAACTATGCCCCATATGGCATCCAAGTCACACAGGTAAACATACTGAGGGAGAAGATCCAGTCCACACCCTCTAGACGTACTGGAGTTTTCAGAAGAGCCATAGCTGATCAcgaagaggaggaagaaaccaATGGCTGGataggttttcatttttctgtctgagACAACAAAATATTCGTTTGTTTAGCGACAGTTCACTTTGGAGGACTTCACAGCAACTGCAAGCACAGCTCATTTCAATAGCCCATGTTTACTGTTTTTTTGCACTGGCTTTGCAGCTGGCATTAGCCCACCCCTAGTCCCCTTTGCTGCCCTccctgaaagctgcttttgccTGCTGAACTGGGAATGAAAACTGActcatttctgtgtttgcacagactgaaaatatttccaaacaCTGCGCCTGCAAATATGCTAAAACACAACCAGAAGAAATTATGTATGCTGTtgcaaaataatacattatCTACAGTACTTTATTGCTCAAATTCAGGTGCTTAATGTATGTGTAAATTGCACTGGGCCTGATGCAAGTGTAAGTTGTATCAAAATTAGACTGTTTCACAGCCTTGCTCCTATTACTGGGACAAAGGCAGAgtcaaaaccacttttttttttttaaggatacaGCAGtcccaagaaaataaacattatgcttttttttttaaacagaagaactTCTTTTCATGCTCAGTCAATAGGCAGTTATAATATTCACTCCTTTTATCCTCTTCCAAAGCCCAGGTATTCGATTGCATTTGCAAATGGGAACGGTTGGCTAGAGAAATCCCATATTCTGTGACAATAGTGCATACATGCAGTGTCATCAATCAACTAATCAAAAATGAATGACTCATTGTGCTTCTTAGCAAATATAAAGCTattcaaaggaaacaaacaacaaaaaacaagagCATCACTTTCCCTGTTCCAGAGAGCGAACAATGGTAAACACTCTAGGAACACAACATGTCCCACCCAACCATGAGGACCAAAAGCCTGGACAAACCCCACTTAGTTTTAGGAAGAACATGGGTTAGGTACTTTAAAAAGATATATGTTGtggcatttgcttttattaagcAAAGCTGGGCAAAGGAGATTGTTCATTTAAAGGTTACATCTTTAACAATCTGCCCCAGCGATAGCCGCCCTGGAAAGGCAGCCTGAAGCGAACACTACATGTACCAGATATGAAACCTGACGCTATTAACCTTCACTTGCATAGTTAGTGCTGCCGGTTCCAGCAGGATTATGTTCATTGATGTGAGCAAAGTGCCTAGGTGAAAATGTGGAGTAAAACATCCATTTGTATGGTATGTCCAGATGGAAGAAAAGCACCATATAAACAGGCAATAATGTTCCTCATGTAGCTCACATGCCACGttgaagacagaaagcaagaagcagagaaatgctTGGGAGCTCTTTCGTAAGGTAGACAAACAGCCCTATCTGAAGATACTTCATAaatcagaaatgcttttaatgaaaacataaaaaacttTAGTGAGAGTTGAAAATGCTATAAAGCGACAGTACAATGTTGTATCAACAGGATCAGTGTTAACCAATACAAAAACTATTTACATAGACTGTCCGAAATGGTAGAGTCTCTTACAGCTGAGAACGATGGGGTTTCTTCCTGTGCATTACAGTCCTGTAATGACCAAAGTTAAATCCTGAGGATCTCAATCTTCAAACTCATGTTCATTCCCCTTTCACTGCATAATGACCAGTGCCCATTTTCAGCCTCTGCCGGGAGACAGATGATGGAAATTATACTGCTTCCTATTAGAGGCATCAAGACAGTAAATGTGCTAATATAAATGCATAATGACTTTATGGTCTTCATTCGTGCAACAGACAAGAAAGCTTATTACAAAACTTCATCTCAGAAGTGGAAGCTGTGACAAATAATGTGATCTGAGACTggacaaacaggaaaaaggtaaTCTATGATCTTTCCCTACCCATAGAAATTACAGTATCCTTGCACCGTTGAAAGGGCTACAATGTTCTAATGATGCAATGAGCTGCAGCTAATgactaatgattttttttcccctacctaGCTTTAATTTACTTTATGGTGAATTGAGGGAGTATTTACTTGTTTATGTCTGATTGGTATAACAAGTTTCTCAATGACTGTCACAACACTCATGTTAAAAACACTGACTTTACAGACATAAAACTAATCATCAgtgaaatatattcatttttgtATTGAATATGGTTTCACTCAATAAGTCTCCTTGCTCTGTGAGTACATAATTAACTAGAAGGAAACATTCTGAAAGTGATTTTGCAATTCCTTCTATGCATAGGCAGTTCCTACTTCAACTAGTGCATTTACTCTACAGAATATCCAGAATATCCTAAGAAGTGTGAAATGGTCAGTGCCTGCTGACACAAAGGGAGGCAATCCACTGGGATCTACTAAGGCAATGCGGCAAACCACTGGTTCCAATTTCAAGAAGCAGGACATCATATGGAAAATTACTCAAAATTCATTCTAAATGCCACCCAAACTAGAAACAAACAGCCCTTAAGTGAGGATCATGTTAATTTTGCACTATCCTATCACTTACAAATTACAATGTGCATGTACTAAATCAGTTTCAATACTAACTTTATTTGCTATTCTCCAAAGACCTAGGGGGTAATAAATTAAGTGCAAGTATCCCCAGTTCTaagatattttccagttttctggtTACTTTATTCATGTCATGTAACCCTCATGTGATTGAGCTATTCTAGGACAGTCTGTTTCCATGGAGATTGTGCTGCATGGGTAAGCAGTCATATTGTCAGCCCATcatttgtttcctcttcctATTTGGAGGTgtttgcgggggggggggggggggggggggggggggggggggaggaagggagggttAATAAATTTGACTTTTTCACCCTCCATGAAAAAGTAGTGTCTTTTGAAAAGGAGGAATTAAGCTGTGACAAAATATATTGAGAATTTAGACAAAATATGtattcagaaatgcagaaatgttcAAGTCAAAAGGAGTTTTCCCAAGTTACTTCCATTTGTGAAATTACTTTTGGGAGAGCTGATGGAGATCAACAGGGGCTCTCTCAGAAAGCTCCCAGGCAGCTATAGTACTGACCAAGAAGTCCCCAGGACTGCTGACAGGTATTCTTGGTGTGACATTGTATTCCTACCAAATGTCAGCAAGTCTCACTGAACACTAGATCTGTCCACACCAAAGCTTGCAAGCAGGGCTCAAAATCCCCAAATGGGGAATCTTTTCCTCACCACTGCTATCAATACATGGCTGTACGTTTGCAACCTGTTTAATATGTATTTCTGCCTTACTGGGTAAAAACTGGCAACGTTAACACAAGTCACTGTGACGATACCTGCCAAAATCCTCTTTCCAACACTGGAACTCAGCACAGAACTCAAGACAGTTGCATAGACAAGGGAAAACATGGCATGTACCAGTTCGGCAAGGGAATACCGCAACTTCAGCTGAAACTATAGATTCAATAAATATAAGGGAAAACTGGAAAGCTGTTTTGGAAAAGAGAAGTATATcaatatgttttttttattaagataGTGTTTCCTCAAGCCTGTGCTGTGGGCAGAATGGCAGAGTCTTGTCTCTCTCAAGACTTTGTAGTAAAATCTTCTGTATGCACATTATCACTCATAGTTAATCAGCAACTACAGAGGAATAGTATTTTTACCTCTCTATGTCTAGACTAGCTCTTAGCAAAGTTATGCAATCTCGCAGCGTAACAATAGCACTGTTTGACTGGCACTTCTCTTCTGTTACCGGAGAGCTACAGCAATTGTAATACAGAAGTGTCACAGAAACATTCCACCACAGGTACAGCAAGTGGCACCAGTACATCCCCCGCCTAGCCGAAATGGAACTGTTCATACCGAAAGAAATCAGCTTGAggtggtttgtttcttttttccccagatccCCCtccaaaattatatttcattaaaactgttAAGCCAACATACCTGAACTCAGAGCAATCCCGAGCATGTAAAATGAATCAATAAGCCTTACACATTTCaggcaaaagcagcaaacaacTAGCAGGACAGCTTCCAAATCCAGTCCTCACTTTCTGGTCCAAAATCTGCTCTCAATGACAACAGTAGTAACTCGACTGTTTTCAACAGAGTGACGTACCCAAAATTATCTGGTGTAGAATCTCTACAGAAATTGCAGACACACAGCTGCCCCAGCGGGTATGAAGTACAATTACAAGCAActaagcagaaacagaaaatctcaCAGTTGTCATCAAAAAGTTGTCACAGTTAAAAATCAATGAGGCTTTTCATAGCTAAAGTCTTCTGACCAGGGATTGCAAATATCTCTTAGCTGGTCAAATAGATACTGGTCCATGCTGCTAAGGAACGTCTAGACAGAATAA
This window contains:
- the GPRC5B gene encoding G-protein coupled receptor family C group 5 member B isoform X1, translating into MLGIALSSDRKMKTYPAIGFFLLFVISYGSSENSSTSRGCGLDLLPQYVYLCDLDAIWGIVVEAVAGAGVLTTLLLMLILLVRLPFIKDKEKKSPLGIHFLFLFGTLGLFGLTFAFIIQEDEMVCSTRRFLWGVIFALCFSCLLAQTWRLHRLVRHGKSPSGWHLAGVAICLMLVQVIIATEWLILTIVRDNKLACSYEPMDFAMALIYVMFLMVFTMGFSLFTLCGKFKKWKKNGVCLIITLFFSILIWVAWMTMYLFGNAELKRRDKWSDPTLAIALVSSGWVFVIFHAIPEVHCTILPSQQENTPNYFDTSQPRMRETAFEEDIQLPRSYMENKAFSMDEHNAALRTAGFRNGSLGSRPSAPFRSNVYQPTEMAVVLNGGTIPTAPPSYTGRHLW
- the GPRC5B gene encoding G-protein coupled receptor family C group 5 member B isoform X2, with translation MKTYPAIGFFLLFVISYGSSENSSTSRGCGLDLLPQYVYLCDLDAIWGIVVEAVAGAGVLTTLLLMLILLVRLPFIKDKEKKSPLGIHFLFLFGTLGLFGLTFAFIIQEDEMVCSTRRFLWGVIFALCFSCLLAQTWRLHRLVRHGKSPSGWHLAGVAICLMLVQVIIATEWLILTIVRDNKLACSYEPMDFAMALIYVMFLMVFTMGFSLFTLCGKFKKWKKNGVCLIITLFFSILIWVAWMTMYLFGNAELKRRDKWSDPTLAIALVSSGWVFVIFHAIPEVHCTILPSQQENTPNYFDTSQPRMRETAFEEDIQLPRSYMENKAFSMDEHNAALRTAGFRNGSLGSRPSAPFRSNVYQPTEMAVVLNGGTIPTAPPSYTGRHLW